In a single window of the Jaculus jaculus isolate mJacJac1 chromosome 9, mJacJac1.mat.Y.cur, whole genome shotgun sequence genome:
- the LOC101595690 gene encoding periphilin-1-like isoform X3, protein MWSEGRYDYERLPRERGPPRNHPRDEAGYRWTRDDHSISRQPDYRDMRDGFRRRSFYSSHCSRERSPHKRDAPFFRDSPVGRKDSPHSRSGSSVSSRSYSPERSKTYTFHQSQHRSKERPIQSLKTSRDTSPSSSSAVSSSKVLDKSSRLTEKELSEAASKWAAEKLEKSDENNLPEISEFETESTAPLFIDQTGEPEVNTVDGTELFEDSQLTSRSKAIASKTKVIEQVYRQDCETFGMVVKMLIEKDPSLEKSIQFALRQNLHEIGERCVEELKHFIAEYDSSTQDFGEPF, encoded by the exons ATGTGGTCTGAGGGGCGTTATGACTATGAACGACTTCCAAGAGAAAGGGGACCTCCTCGGAATCACCCCA GAGATGAAGCTGGTTATAGATGGACCAGAGATGATCATTCCATAAGCCGACAGCCTGACTACAGGGACATGAGGGATGGCTTTAGAAGAAGAAGTTTCTATTCTTCCCATTGTTCAAGAGAGCGGTCTCCTCATAAAAGAGATGCTCCTTTTTTCAGAGACTCACCTGTAGGCCGGAAGGACTCCCCGCACAGCAGATCTGGCTCCAGTGTCAGCAGTAGAAGCTATTCTCCAGAAAGAAGCAAAACGTACACTTTCCATCAATCCCAGCATAGAAGTAAGGAGAGACCCATCCAGTCTTTGAAAACATCAAGAGATACTTCACCCTCAAGTTCTTCAGCAGTTTCTTCATCAAAGGTGTTAGATAAATCAAGCAGGCTAACTGAGAAGGAACTTAGTGAGGCTGCAAGCAAATGGGCTGCTGAAAAACTAGAAAAGTCAGATGAAAATAATTTGCCTGAAATTTCCGAGTTTGAGACGGAATCCACGGCACCCTTGTTTATTGATCAGACAGGAGAACCCGAGGTGAACACAGTGGATGGCACAGAGTTGTTTGAAGACAGCCAGTTGACCAGTCGCTCTAAAGCAATAGCATCAAAAACCAAAGTGATTGAACAGGTTTATCGGCAAGATTGTGAGACTTTTGGGATGGTGGTGAAGATGCTGATTGAAAAAGATCCTTCATTAGAAAAATCCATACAGTTTGCACTGAGGCAGAATTTACATGAAATAGGTGAGAGGTGTGTGGAAGAACTCAAACATTTCATTGCAGAATATGATAGTTCTACCCAAGATTTTGGAGAGCCTTTTTAG
- the LOC101595690 gene encoding periphilin-1-like isoform X2, whose amino-acid sequence MWSEGRYDYERLPRERGPPRNHPSDGYHRVVNIVPKKSPLLEKKPPLLEKRPPLLEKRPPLLDRPDEGSYSRYYSHVDYRDYDEGRSFSHDRRSGPPHRGDEAGYRWTRDDHSISRQPDYRDSPVGRKDSPHSRSGSSVSSRSYSPERSKTYTFHQSQHRSKERPIQSLKTSRDTSPSSSSAVSSSKVLDKSSRLTEKELSEAASKWAAEKLEKSDENNLPEISEFETESTAPLFIDQTGEPEVNTVDGTELFEDSQLTSRSKAIASKTKVIEQVYRQDCETFGMVVKMLIEKDPSLEKSIQFALRQNLHEIGERCVEELKHFIAEYDSSTQDFGEPF is encoded by the exons ATGTGGTCTGAGGGGCGTTATGACTATGAACGACTTCCAAGAGAAAGGGGACCTCCTCGGAATCACCCCAGTGATGGCTACCATAGAGTAGTTAATATTGTGCCAAAGAAATCACCTCTGCTAGAAAAGAAACCACCACTGCTAGAAAAGAGACCACCTCTGCTAGAAAAGAGACCACCTCTTCTAGACAGACCTGATGAAGGAAGCTACAGTAGATATTACAGTCATGTTGATTACCGAGACTATGACGAGGGCCGCAGTTTTTCTCATGATCGAAGAAGTGGTCCACCTCACAGAGGAGATGAAGCTGGTTATAGATGGACCAGAGATGATCATTCCATAAGCCGACAGCCTGACTACAG AGACTCACCTGTAGGCCGGAAGGACTCCCCGCACAGCAGATCTGGCTCCAGTGTCAGCAGTAGAAGCTATTCTCCAGAAAGAAGCAAAACGTACACTTTCCATCAATCCCAGCATAGAAGTAAGGAGAGACCCATCCAGTCTTTGAAAACATCAAGAGATACTTCACCCTCAAGTTCTTCAGCAGTTTCTTCATCAAAGGTGTTAGATAAATCAAGCAGGCTAACTGAGAAGGAACTTAGTGAGGCTGCAAGCAAATGGGCTGCTGAAAAACTAGAAAAGTCAGATGAAAATAATTTGCCTGAAATTTCCGAGTTTGAGACGGAATCCACGGCACCCTTGTTTATTGATCAGACAGGAGAACCCGAGGTGAACACAGTGGATGGCACAGAGTTGTTTGAAGACAGCCAGTTGACCAGTCGCTCTAAAGCAATAGCATCAAAAACCAAAGTGATTGAACAGGTTTATCGGCAAGATTGTGAGACTTTTGGGATGGTGGTGAAGATGCTGATTGAAAAAGATCCTTCATTAGAAAAATCCATACAGTTTGCACTGAGGCAGAATTTACATGAAATAGGTGAGAGGTGTGTGGAAGAACTCAAACATTTCATTGCAGAATATGATAGTTCTACCCAAGATTTTGGAGAGCCTTTTTAG
- the LOC101595690 gene encoding periphilin-1-like isoform X1, with protein sequence MWSEGRYDYERLPRERGPPRNHPSDGYHRVVNIVPKKSPLLEKKPPLLEKRPPLLEKRPPLLDRPDEGSYSRYYSHVDYRDYDEGRSFSHDRRSGPPHRGDEAGYRWTRDDHSISRQPDYRDMRDGFRRRSFYSSHCSRERSPHKRDAPFFRDSPVGRKDSPHSRSGSSVSSRSYSPERSKTYTFHQSQHRSKERPIQSLKTSRDTSPSSSSAVSSSKVLDKSSRLTEKELSEAASKWAAEKLEKSDENNLPEISEFETESTAPLFIDQTGEPEVNTVDGTELFEDSQLTSRSKAIASKTKVIEQVYRQDCETFGMVVKMLIEKDPSLEKSIQFALRQNLHEIGERCVEELKHFIAEYDSSTQDFGEPF encoded by the coding sequence ATGTGGTCTGAGGGGCGTTATGACTATGAACGACTTCCAAGAGAAAGGGGACCTCCTCGGAATCACCCCAGTGATGGCTACCATAGAGTAGTTAATATTGTGCCAAAGAAATCACCTCTGCTAGAAAAGAAACCACCACTGCTAGAAAAGAGACCACCTCTGCTAGAAAAGAGACCACCTCTTCTAGACAGACCTGATGAAGGAAGCTACAGTAGATATTACAGTCATGTTGATTACCGAGACTATGACGAGGGCCGCAGTTTTTCTCATGATCGAAGAAGTGGTCCACCTCACAGAGGAGATGAAGCTGGTTATAGATGGACCAGAGATGATCATTCCATAAGCCGACAGCCTGACTACAGGGACATGAGGGATGGCTTTAGAAGAAGAAGTTTCTATTCTTCCCATTGTTCAAGAGAGCGGTCTCCTCATAAAAGAGATGCTCCTTTTTTCAGAGACTCACCTGTAGGCCGGAAGGACTCCCCGCACAGCAGATCTGGCTCCAGTGTCAGCAGTAGAAGCTATTCTCCAGAAAGAAGCAAAACGTACACTTTCCATCAATCCCAGCATAGAAGTAAGGAGAGACCCATCCAGTCTTTGAAAACATCAAGAGATACTTCACCCTCAAGTTCTTCAGCAGTTTCTTCATCAAAGGTGTTAGATAAATCAAGCAGGCTAACTGAGAAGGAACTTAGTGAGGCTGCAAGCAAATGGGCTGCTGAAAAACTAGAAAAGTCAGATGAAAATAATTTGCCTGAAATTTCCGAGTTTGAGACGGAATCCACGGCACCCTTGTTTATTGATCAGACAGGAGAACCCGAGGTGAACACAGTGGATGGCACAGAGTTGTTTGAAGACAGCCAGTTGACCAGTCGCTCTAAAGCAATAGCATCAAAAACCAAAGTGATTGAACAGGTTTATCGGCAAGATTGTGAGACTTTTGGGATGGTGGTGAAGATGCTGATTGAAAAAGATCCTTCATTAGAAAAATCCATACAGTTTGCACTGAGGCAGAATTTACATGAAATAGGTGAGAGGTGTGTGGAAGAACTCAAACATTTCATTGCAGAATATGATAGTTCTACCCAAGATTTTGGAGAGCCTTTTTAG